In Drosophila subpulchrella strain 33 F10 #4 breed RU33 chromosome X, RU_Dsub_v1.1 Primary Assembly, whole genome shotgun sequence, the DNA window TTGAGCATTGGTTATTTATCTGGGCTTACCTGTATTGAAGTCCAGTCCCTGAGTGTCCACCAGGTACTGCAGGATGTCGCCCTGCTCCTCGAGATTCTCCGTTTCGCGCAGCATCGCAATCAGCTCCTCCACCTCTGTGTCCGCGAAATTGGTTTCGGCACGATGGCGTTGTATGAGAATTTTGGGCACTGTTACTATCAACATCGCAGTTCGTAGCGAAGGTGGGCCAATCGAAATTATACGTAAGAAATGAATGAAAACAGAAGGCAAGAAGCAGAACGTAAAATTAACAAAAGTATAGAAATTAAAAGGTAGGAGAtatcacaaaaaaataaaaagtttataaTTAAATGGATGTGCTGAAGTTgagcttttaaaataaacttattGCATTTAACTGGACTTTACGATTATATCAACATaacttttgaaatattttataacagTTATTTGACATTTACACAGATTACATTTACATTAGATTATCCCTAATACTCTAATCACTTATAAAGTACATagttttagtttagtttacTAGCTCCCTCCAGCAACTCGAAGAACTTAAAATTAGTTAATAAACTGTAAGATGAAAACCAAATGGCAGACTAACTCTCTTGCTGGCGGACAAACTCGCTGCGTCTGTCGATCGCCGAGCGGCTGTGGTGCTGCGGATCCACCGGATAGATGTTCTCCCGAATGGACAGCTCGTTGCCCAGATGCAGTGGCGAGTTGGCGGGTCCCTCCTCCGGTGTGGTGGCGAAGACACTGACATGGCTCTGCTTGTTCGCCTGCAGCCAAGGAGGTGGCACAATCGAGGAGAGGCGGCGTTCGGTGAGCGGAGAAGGTCCCTCCATGCCCAGGTTGTCAGCTGAAAAGCAGAAGGAAGTTATTATAATGTCAAGGAGTAATATTCCACCTAGGGAAAGCCATCACTCACAATCCACATTGATGGAGCGCGTCTTCTTGATCGCTCCCTTGCAGGACATGCGGCGCCTCAGGGTCCGCGGACGCAGCTGTCCGCCGCGCAGACTCATGGTGCTGCGGTTGCTGAACGAGCGCAGCAGGTGCTCATCCAGGTAGGTCTGCACATCCGGATGCAGGCGGTCCGGATAGCCGTCCTCCGTGCTGCCCAGGAAGCTCAGGTCCGTGATGGCCGAGGTGTTGAGGAAGTCCTTCAGGCTGCCCAACATCACGCGGGTGCCGTTGATGTAGCCCGATTTCAGTTTCCTCATCGTCTGGATCATGGCCAGCGGAATCTTGTCCTGATCTGTGGATTCCGCACCGCATCCGTTTGGAATTCGTTAGATTTTTCATTGTCTTTATCTCTCGGTCAACTGGTATGAGTATGTGGATCATGATCTGGTTGGGATGCTGGGCAGTGGGTTGGGTTAGAAGCGACGCTTAAAAACTACGGGTTAGTCACACAAAAGTACAACAACGGTTACCGATATATATAAGCACAGGATTCCAGCACCATCGGCAATTAGTCTGAGTTTTGGGTGCAAGCCAAATGCAGTGGGAAAATTGATTAGCAGCAACAGCCACAGGGATTAGCAAAtacttaattatatttaatcaCAGGTTTTTGCGtggatttttgtttttattattcatAAGATGCTTTAGCTTTATGTATGTTTGTATTTCTCTGAGGTCATGTAACTTTGTAATACCGCAAGCTTGACTTTGGTTGGGATGGTCTACATTTTGTGGATTGTTTTGAAACGAGTTTGGTCtaaaagtgttttattttatgttatGAACGTGTAAATAGAGATAGTTAAGAAGTCCGAATATTCAAAGAAAGCATGGGATATAGAGCACACAAAAGTACCTTATCCATAAACTGTACACCTATATCTTGAAGAAAGTACTCGGAATAAAAGATAAACCTTTAATGAAAACGGTTTTTTGGTtctgaaaaaataaatcaaattgtATAGTCAAATGTTTTCAGATTCCCTATAAGAAATAactaattttgaaaatatcttTCACAAGATATTGGTGTATGCAGGGTCACAACAAGAACAAGGATTTGGATTTGGGTTCAAAGGTAGTAGAAAGAGCAGAAGCAATCAGGCCATTTACTAAGCTGACACAAGCAGGGTTCAAAGGTCACGGATCACAGATCGTTTGCATATAGTTAAATCAATTGGTTGTTGGCTTTTGTGTGTAAATAGGggtatatattatatagtatATCGCATATATGCAGTGGTTTTTGGAATCAAGTGTTTTTGCCATTGGGTGCAGTGGGGATCggatttggatttggattGGAGGTGGCAATGCAGAATCGAGCTGGGTGGGTTTTTTtgcttattgttttttttggattttttatTTCGGGTAGTTACCTAGCATATAGTGGGTTGCCATTAGTGTGATTGTCGGCCTGCCCAACATGTGACGCCAATTGTTGGTCAAGAATGCTAAATTTGTGGTAAAATTGCTGGCAAGCAAGTCGGGATCGCGTGTTGTATAATATTCTTCATAGTCGATATGCTGTGTAAGtgtagttgttgttgcagttgttgttgtgtatatatttattaaatttatttgggaTAAAATAAAGAAGAGAAAGGATTTGTTTTGGTTtcgattttcattttttttgttgtattcGATATTTTATTGGCCAATTTTCAAGGGTTTTGGGGATGGAAAATATGGGAGTAAGGGTGTAAAAGTTCATAAAAGTCCAGAGCAGAGCGttgagaaataaaataaataaactaaggctacattaaactaaaaataatatatttgcgGTCAAAATATCAGTAGTATTTGCTTATAAATGTCGTATAAAAAGggatattaaaattatttttaacatatttgaGTTTCAATTCATTCCTTCTAAAATTAGGTAAATTTAATTGACAGACAAATTTATTTCATACTATTATTTTAACCGCAGCTGTATGTATAAAGTATATAAGGtgaagtgtgtgtgtgtgtgattgtTCTTTAAACCTATAAGTAGTCTATGTCATTTATGGTCGAGTGTGTGGGTATTACCATAACCAAACTAAAGCTAACTAAAAGCATAAACCAACTAAAAGCTCAAAGGAAATTCAACAAAATTCAGAACCAGCTGCCCAATGTTCGGAATAAGCAAAAAGGTCAAGATCATTTACTCTTCAAtatggaatttatttttggacaAAGACAAGACAAAGCATTCAATAGACCGCAAATTTCCGGACCTTGAGCAACCGATTCAATTCTAGAGTTAACGAGTCAAGTGGGTGCATTTGTGTGGTTCGAGTGTGCGTGTCAATTAATTGATAAACAATACCAATACCAAAAGCAAACCCTTGCAAATTAATCAAATCAACAGAGCAATTCACAAAAGATATGGGGAAAACAGTCGGGGGGAGCATAAAAAACCCGCGCACAAATAAACATTagaataagaaaataataaaaaaagacaTGGAGTGAAATAAACGTTAAACGTCGACTCTTCTCTCTCCGTTGACCGACCTAGGTGGATGCGCTTCAGCACCAGGGTGACCAGCGGACGACCCAGCAGATCCCAAGCGGACTTGAGGAAATTTATCTCGCCCTTGAGGATGTCGATCATGAGTTCGTTATCGGAGGCGATATAGAAGCGCGACAGGTCGGCGAACTGATGCGTGATAAACGGTAGAAATCATAAGTCAATCATCGATTACAGGGATGCAAACCGATCGGCCCTAGATGAACTTAAGATGATGATCAGattaaattcaattcatttttttttgccttaaaataatttcaatGAAAAATACTACCCAAAGTGTCAATTCCAacaattaaaatacaaaatttaagtTAAATTAATAGAAATTATTACTAAGTgtaggaaaataaataataattgtttaaTAAGCAAATTTTCCATGATATAATTGTTAGTATTAGTCTCAAAGATTTTgcattattttaagaaaataggAAATAAAAACGCCACGACCGGTTTGCATCGCTGACCAAAAATACAATAGAAAGTGTAAAAACAGAGCAATGGGGCATTGGGTATTTTCGGGAGTCTGGGAAGAGGTGGCCGGTTTTCTTGGATAATTCGAGAAGGCTAACTGGACTCCATTGTCACTCACCTGCGGGGTGAAAGCGAATATGCGATCCTTCAGCGAGTACAGCTTGCTGGTGCTGAGGATGCCCACGTCCCGGGATTTTCTGCCACTCAACCCCAGCTTCCGGTTGCGGCCCAGGTAAGTGTACAGGTGGCTCAAAACACGTGCTGGCTGCACCTCTATGGGAGCCACCTCGGCGATCGTCTGCACGTGTAGATCGTGTTCGGCCAGCTTGTCACGGATCTCGTTGTCCTCGGCAATGATGACCACCTGGACGACCACGTCTGGTTTCTTTTGAGCTCCCAGGCGACGATTCAGTGGATCCAACTCACCCACGGCAAGGAAACCCTAAAAAGGTTTTAAGAAAAACAACATTAGAAGCAGTCGTTGATAagaaaataaatcttttaaaaatttctaCAAATTATGAGTGCAATTTTTGACCTAACCAAGTGCCCGCAAATGTACGTAGCCAGATCGatataaatactttacagGGTCGCCAAGGCTTTCATCTATCTTTAGCAGCCAAAAACGTCTAAAACAAAAGCTCACCTCCTGCAGCAACCTTCCGAGGATGAACAGAGACTGGCCCCACAAGAAGGGACACCGGCCGACCACTTCGCGGACCTGGGATCCTGGCTTCTGGTACTCGAAGCCCACCAGATCCTGTGGCACCGCATAGCTCTCCGGCACGAGGAGGATGCCATCCTCCGAACGCACCATGATCTTCTCCAGCCGGCTGGCATACTCCTCCACCGAACGTTTGTCGTTCTGAAAGGCGTGGAACAGGATCAGGTAGCAGTAGAACAGCGGCCACTCGCACTCGATGTTCTCGAACATGCGCAGTTCCCAGCGCTCGTAGTAGAGCCTGGAGGGATCCTCCTTGGGGGTGCGGTAGCCATCGCGCAGGAATCTCTTGCAGCCGTACTTGCCCTGCAGTCGGGACAGAATCGCATCCTTGGTATTGTGGATCAGTTGGGCATCGTCCACGGCAAAGGCGGGAAAGCCGATGACGCACAGCAGTCCGGAATCCAATTCCTTGCTGTTGGACTCACGGGGCAGCATCGACTGGAGCACTGCCTGGCACTTGTGGGCCTCGTCGGCCAGCACATGGATCACACTGGCTGGCCCGCCGCGGGCGCCGAACAGATCCAGCTCGTTCATGGCCTCCAGCGCCGCCTTGGCCATGCCAATTGAGCTGGCATTCAACTCCGGTTCAcctggaaaatataaatatatcaatattGGACTGCTCACATAACACATTATAAAGctgaatattttttgaataagaaccaaacatattattataatCAAGCAATTATGATTTTGGAGATAAGATAATGCACAATTACGCCTAATAATACTCGGttataaaatgtaaacaaaatattaccGATCTATCAATCAATTAAATAATGATACAATTAATAATACTCCTGTTTTCTGTATCTAAAAATacgtttttttataaaatgatAGTGTACATATATGAAAGATAGAAGGATTTACATAAATACTTTGAAATCATAACCAACTTTTTCAACACATTTTGATCATTAAGTTCGTAAGCTCTTTATTATGGCTATTATTTCTATTGTACCATCTACTCACCATGATTGGTCTTGTCGCCACGCTCCCATATCCCGTAGTCAGGAATGGAGTAGGCCGACTCAATGTAGAAGACCAGATTCTGGATGAACGACACCTCGTCCAGGGAGAAGACGATCTGCAGACCCGAAGCCGTCATCTGGGCCAGGATCAGCAGGTACAGGGAGACGGCATCGATCTGGAGATGGCCCCACTCATTGTCCCCGACCACGGGCAAGCCGTTCTTGCTGGAGTACTTGGCGTGCAGGGAATCGTAGGGACTCTGGGTCATCTTGAACTTCTCCACCTTGTCCTTCTGGTTCATCATGGCCATGAGCAGGCCGCGCATCAGCTTCACACAGCTCTGCTCCAGCTCATAGCACTTGGCCCGATCCTCGTCCTGGTCGGCAATCTTCTTGTACGCCATGGACAGGCCCCAGACGGCCAGGATGCAGTAGACATTGTCCCTGATCCAGGCGTGAGAGTTTACATTGGAGGCGGGGAAGAGGCCGGTGACCGGCTCCTGGTGGGCCAGGATCAGTCGGTGCACGATGCGCTGGTAGTAGTCCAAGCGGACGCCCGAATTGCTGCGGGAACGCATCGTCGATTTGGAAGTGGTTTCCTTTCCGGTCAGTTCTGTTAAAAACGGGGATTTAGTTAGCCTTTATTCACTACTTATATTTCGATTAATAAAATCGTGTTATTGTTATCCTGTTCCTATTCCGACTATATATTTGATATTGTGCATACAGCtgacatatacatatgtaataTATGAACTTGTTGTTTTCAGACATACATGgacatttgtttattttggttCTGGGAAGGTCAGCTAAGTAAGGTCTAGTTCCGAACCTCACACATAATGTATTTATATAGGGATCAATCGGAACGGTATTCCGTATTGACCTGCGGTGATGCGGTTGTTGTTTACCCTCGACGACGCGGGCACGCTCAACTTACATAATGTCGGGTCGGATCGGATGGGATCGCCTCAGATCGTTTGTTGTGGTTCGGCGgagtggaggaggaggaatcCCAGTGCTCCCCGGAACAACCCGCGACCGCTAGAACCCGTAGAATGCGTTGATTTCGCCGCGAGGACAGCGCATTCTCTCCGGGATTCGGCGGGTGGAGTGGCGCACAGCTGCCGTGCGAGTTTCAAAGCCTGGCTAGCCACTTATTTGCGAATAATTCGAATTATATTGTGATTAAACTAATGCACTAAAGTCAACTCAATGTCATACAGCGTGACCGCGGCCGGACCAAACGAGAAATACCAATTTGGTCTCAAAAATATACTATAAAATACTATTTcatattttacaaaatacCACCATAAATACCATAACAAATAAATCGCCTGGAAATTCAAAttataatatgtaatatgtaaaaataataattgacttattatatatagaaaaaaTAAGGTTTTTCCCATtgcaaaaaatgtttgtttttatttcattttacaagattaataatatttcagtccaacataaaactaaaacAATTTGCATTCGTATTCAATTCCATATTCCAATATTTTAAGTCTTTAAGGTCTTAAAATAATaccaaaaagtatttaaaacacCATATTCGGTCACGCTGATGTCATAGATAGAGCTGCAAAAAAATCGATGGTCCTATCGATAATATCGATGGTCGGGCCCGATCACAGGTATCGATATTGTTCACACTATCATCGCTAGCTTAGCCGTGTCACCCACCGCAGACCGTTTGCTGAATAGCGCATACACAAACCATTTCTTGTTGTCAATTGGATTCTGATTGGCAATAGCGgtaattcaaattcaaaaataatgggaaaataatttgaaataaCTTGATATTGAATAGTTTAAGATATATAAGTATTATAGatggttttaattttttcaaatggATAACTAAAATGCTCTGGTTTCTATGGCGCCAAAAACAATATGATACCCAAATGTTTGATAGCTTTAAAAGCTACCAGTATGCAAATATAAACatacaaacacaaaacaatataaataaaacatatgCTGCGTGTGAAAATCCCGAAGCCTACGTTCATAATGAAAATGGTTCTCACTATCTATGGATATCGGAGACACTAGAAAATCCGGTCTGAGCTCCAGTTCTGAGCGAGCTTAAATATCGCACTTGGAAAAAGTGCTCTCAGTGGCGAGTGGGAAAATATACGAAGTTTGTATACACTTTAGCTCTAATTACAATTTAATACGAAGTAAAAGacgtaaaataaaaaataggaATGGACTATGGTTATATCGGATGGACATTCTGAACCTTTAACACCTttaattaaacttaaaaatagCTTCTCATTTTTAAAGTTccaaaaggaaaaaatatgGTCATGTTAACATGACATGTCATATGAACCATGGCAAGTTGTGTGTAGGTTACCCATTACTTTGCAGCGAAAAGTAATCCCCTTTTTACTAGACCCCATGGCGTTGAGTGATTCAGAACCAAAGCTACGGCTCTCTGATCTTTCACTTTAAGTAGTGTGCTAGGCTTGTGAAAGGCATCAGTTTCAGAAAAGCCATTGCATTGATTCAGACTAAAAGCTATGGCTCTCCGATCTTCTATAGCATTGTATCTCTGCGGGGTGTTATTATCCAGCTGCTGTGCAAGTAAGTTATGTTTCAATCGAAATTAcagttttttaataaagtaaCTATGGTttacaaaacaaatataattatattttggaTAGTGCTAACAACTTTACACGCGAATCTTTTAGGAAAACGATATATTAACATATCGGGAAAAGCAAAAACTGGTTTTCGATGTCGTTTATTACAATCGAGTTTTCATGGCATTAACATGTGTACGGATAAAACCcagcttttattttcatttttcaaaacTAGTCTTGGGATTTTTGTTCAAAACTGATTTAAAATACAAGAACTATTTCCTTGTGTGTTATATTCCTTATACCTTATCACTGGTTTTTTTGATAGCTGATATTTGAATTGGGAACTAGTTCCTTATGTATGATTCCTAAGCGGATCGTCCCTTGGCGGATCTTTACTATAAgcattcttttttttaagtattataTTCCTTATTACCTATGCCtcgtattttatatttattttagagcCCAAGCTGCACTTTGGCAGCTGTCGAGGATCGGGCCAGTGCCGCCTCGTTGAGGACTGCCTGGCGGAGCCGGGTTTTGTCCAGGACGAGGACTCCTCCGAGTGCTCCTACACGGTGTGCTGCGTGAGGCGCCAGTCGGAGTACTCGCAATCGGTGGAGAACTACTGCCGCCACGACCTGAAGCCCCACATTTCGAATGGCGAGATCACCAAGGTGCGGGAATTCCCCTGGATGGCCATGTTGCTGTACGGCGATAGGCTGCAGCCAAAGTGCGGGGGCTCGCTGGTGAGCCAAAGATGGGTCCTGACCGCCGCCCATTGTGTGCCCCGGCATGGTTACGATGAGCAACTGCGTCTCGTTCGCCTGGGAGTGTGGGATGTGCGGATTGGCGGGAAGGATTGCCGGGGCATGGCGGACTGCGCACCACCTTTCCAGGACTTTCCCATTGCGAGATCCATCGTTCACGAGCTGTACCGTCCCGCCGACACATCGGGTACCAGTCTGGAGAAGCACACCCACGACATTGCCCTGCTGCTACTCAGCCGCAGCGTCACCTACTCGGAGTTCATCCAGCCAATCTGCCTGCCCTCGCTGTACACTCCCTCCCGCGGCGATGACTATGTGGACTACAGCCTGACCATCGCCGGTTGGGGTCGCACCAGTGAGCTGACCACGGACACCAGTCCCGTGAAGATCAAGGCCCAGGTGAGTGGCTGGTCGCGGGACAGCTGCAAGAAGCTCTACGAGGACGTGGGCGAGGGCCAGATGTGCGCCGGTGGCGGTGCCTCCAGGAAGGGCAGCTGCTTCGGCGACTCCGGCGGCCCGGTGATGGATGGCAACCAGCTGGTGGGCATCGTCTCGCTGGGCGAGTCCAAGTGTGGATCCGACCGGGGACCCATGGTGGTCACGCGGGTGGAATCCTACGTGGCCTGGCTGGAGCGCCACCTGTTCACGCGGCCTAACGCGACGAACAAGCACTCGCAATTATTCAACATTTTCGTTAGGAAAGTTTTTAGCTAGTGTGTAAAACTGGAAAGGTTCCGCAACAAGTCAAAATCTGTGCCAAAATAatgctctctctctctgtaaataattaattgtaaCTTGTATTTCTTAGAATTTTTTATagatgtattttttttttaaattgtagcCAATTTTGAACAATAAATGTAGTCTAAAAGTTACCAAAAACCCAATTGATTGTATGGAGACACCGTGTAAACAAAAGATTTTATGATATTATAACGTCTCAAAGTTTTGTaatcaaaaaaatgttaactgcacagagagaaatattcaagttcattgttcttgatttgagaacattcgttcttaaaaaccgtgtaagcccattttggtatcaattatctcaatattagaacgaaatggtgagaagagaaaacttaaattgagtttacTTAACATCTTTTTAATAAGTAATAGtttagtttctgagatataCATCTTTCAAAAatttcgttctatttttaagaacattatGAACTCAGATTAGAACGTCAGAAATCTCTCTGTGTGGAAATTACAGTGTGACGTACCTTGTATAGAAAATCAATATAGTAAAATCAATACGTTTATGGCAATATTAAATTGATGGTGACATTTTGGTTTTTATCTTTTAACAGTAACATTTGAAATCATATTTCTGCCCAGAGTGGCCCGCTCAAAATCAATCCATTTGAAATGCCAGCTTAAAGGTAACGCTTTTATTGTCCACATGAGGGGTAACTTTTTGGGTCTCGCAAAGGACTATGTAAGTCTAGGCCACGGAACTGCACAGTCCGCAGTTGCTCACCGGGCACATCTTCATCTCGACATCCTCGCCCACCCGGACGACGGCGGCCATGCCGTTCTCCGAGTGCGGGGAGATGTGGCAGTGGAACATCCAGTAGCCGGGACTGTTGGAGTAGAACCGGAATATCGTGTAGCCGAAGGCGGGCACCTGGACGGAGTCCTTTAGCGGAGCACCCTTTCCGCGTCGCGGCAACGGAGTCTTCTTGTCGATCTGCTCGATCTGGCCGATCTTCTGCTCGCCCAGCACCCCCATCCCGACCACCCGGAATGTGTAGCCATGCAGGTGTATCGGATGCGGCGTCTGCGAGAGGCTGGAGACGACGAACTCCACCTGCTGATTGGCCGGCACCTGGATGACATTGGAGCACTGGCAGTGGCGCTGCCGGCAATTGAATCCGAGATCCGCCTGCTGGGAGCGATTGCAAAAGAACTGGCCGACGCCCAGGTTGCGTGTCTGCAGCAGGGACATCTTGGGCATGTTGAAGCTAATGTCGTCCATTTGGAAGCGGAAGCCCTCGCCCTGGCGCACTTCGAAGGCGTTCATGCTGGTGTAGAAGGTCACCGCGGGCGGCACTTCCGGTTCCGGTCGCTGGGCGTTGAGGCTGGCCAGGGATATGCTATTGCCACCGCCCGCCTCGTCGCCCAGCTCATTCAGGGTCTTCCCGGGCGCATCGTAGGCATAGCTCAGGGTGTGCGCGTCCAGCTTCCGGGGATCCGCATCGCGGTAGTGCAGCACCGCCTCCTGGTGCAACTGGTTCCTGGCGCAGAAGCTGTAGCCCTTCACCCGAATCCAGTAGTTGGCCACCTCCTGGTTGGCGTGCAGCACAAAGTCGAAGCGCTCCGCGCCATGGAACATGATCCGCTGGACCTCCACGGG includes these proteins:
- the LOC119557949 gene encoding probable phosphorylase b kinase regulatory subunit alpha isoform X1, whose amino-acid sequence is MRSRSNSGVRLDYYQRIVHRLILAHQEPVTGLFPASNVNSHAWIRDNVYCILAVWGLSMAYKKIADQDEDRAKCYELEQSCVKLMRGLLMAMMNQKDKVEKFKMTQSPYDSLHAKYSSKNGLPVVGDNEWGHLQIDAVSLYLLILAQMTASGLQIVFSLDEVSFIQNLVFYIESAYSIPDYGIWERGDKTNHGEPELNASSIGMAKAALEAMNELDLFGARGGPASVIHVLADEAHKCQAVLQSMLPRESNSKELDSGLLCVIGFPAFAVDDAQLIHNTKDAILSRLQGKYGCKRFLRDGYRTPKEDPSRLYYERWELRMFENIECEWPLFYCYLILFHAFQNDKRSVEEYASRLEKIMVRSEDGILLVPESYAVPQDLVGFEYQKPGSQVREVVGRCPFLWGQSLFILGRLLQEGFLAVGELDPLNRRLGAQKKPDVVVQVVIIAEDNEIRDKLAEHDLHVQTIAEVAPIEVQPARVLSHLYTYLGRNRKLGLSGRKSRDVGILSTSKLYSLKDRIFAFTPQHIDYEEYYTTRDPDLLASNFTTNLAFLTNNWRHMLGRPTITLMATHYMLDQDKIPLAMIQTMRKLKSGYINGTRVMLGSLKDFLNTSAITDLSFLGSTEDGYPDRLHPDVQTYLDEHLLRSFSNRSTMSLRGGQLRPRTLRRRMSCKGAIKKTRSINVDSDNLGMEGPSPLTERRLSSIVPPPWLQANKQSHVSVFATTPEEGPANSPLHLGNELSIRENIYPVDPQHHSRSAIDRRSEFVRQQEITVPKILIQRHRAETNFADTEVEELIAMLRETENLEEQGDILQYLVDTQGLDFNTAGLGFKNKSDDNATPNANNAAAELEQTFGNEVVLELAGGGAGGAAGAAGAGGSGDGAKKSPTIVLPTVIIDAVTIPAATSTDADGNANPGSATAAGNSNVHCIGNTSNTSNISSSSIGSNTSNHNNMSPHENNDSSQSEGMLEEGRVVTVRDLLKGLYEKACQQKLWGLVRHTAGMLGKRVEDLAKAVTDLLVRQKQVTVGMPPNNEHTITAPLPEVELRQLIHDAYGDDESTAMLTQELMVYLAMFIRTEPQLFHEMLRLRVGLIIQVMAKELSRTLNCDGEAASEHLLNLSPFEMKNLLYHILSGKEFAVSSVARGNLSIVSCKSSRVSKKSQIGLGDPEGEDALIATIDDRQGQWLRRRRLDGALNRVPRDFYSRVWTVLEKCQGLAIEGRVLQQSLTQEMTPGELKFALEVETALNQIPQPEYRQLVVEALMVLTLVTEHNMVPTLGGIIYVEHLVHKANQLFLEDQRKVQGDATLCCAKIKDGKEQQQAASGMLLCGGAAYICQHLYDSAPSGSYGTMTYMSRAVALVLDCVPKHGEMECAIS
- the LOC119557949 gene encoding probable phosphorylase b kinase regulatory subunit alpha isoform X8 is translated as MRSRSNSGVRLDYYQRIVHRLILAHQEPVTGLFPASNVNSHAWIRDNVYCILAVWGLSMAYKKIADQDEDRAKCYELEQSCVKLMRGLLMAMMNQKDKVEKFKMTQSPYDSLHAKYSSKNGLPVVGDNEWGHLQIDAVSLYLLILAQMTASGLQIVFSLDEVSFIQNLVFYIESAYSIPDYGIWERGDKTNHGEPELNASSIGMAKAALEAMNELDLFGARGGPASVIHVLADEAHKCQAVLQSMLPRESNSKELDSGLLCVIGFPAFAVDDAQLIHNTKDAILSRLQGKYGCKRFLRDGYRTPKEDPSRLYYERWELRMFENIECEWPLFYCYLILFHAFQNDKRSVEEYASRLEKIMVRSEDGILLVPESYAVPQDLVGFEYQKPGSQVREVVGRCPFLWGQSLFILGRLLQEGFLAVGELDPLNRRLGAQKKPDVVVQVVIIAEDNEIRDKLAEHDLHVQTIAEVAPIEVQPARVLSHLYTYLGRNRKLGLSGRKSRDVGILSTSKLYSLKDRIFAFTPQHIDYEEYYTTRDPDLLASNFTTNLAFLTNNWRHMLGRPTITLMATHYMLDQDKIPLAMIQTMRKLKSGYINGTRVMLGSLKDFLNTSAITDLSFLGSTEDGYPDRLHPDVQTYLDEHLLRSFSNRSTMSLRGGQLRPRTLRRRMSCKGAIKKTRSINVDSDNLGMEGPSPLTERRLSSIVPPPWLQANKQSHVSVFATTPEEGPANSPLHLGNELSIRENIYPVDPQHHSRSAIDRRSEFVRQQEITVPKILIQRHRAETNFADTEVEELIAMLRETENLEEQGDILQYLVDTQGLDFNTAGLGFKNKSDDNATPNANNAAAAATSTDADGNANPGSATAAGNSNVHCIGNTSNTSNISSSSIGSNTSNHNNMSPHENNDSSQSEGMLEEGRVVTVRDLLKGLYEKACQQKLWGLVRHTAGMLGKRVEDLAKAVTDLLVRQKQVTVGMPPNNEHTITAPLPEVELRQLIHDAYGDDESTAMLTQELMVYLAMFIRTEPQLFHEMLRLRVGLIIQVMAKELSRTLNCDGEAASEHLLNLSPFEMKNLLYHILSGKEFAVSSVARGNLSIVSCKSSRVSKKSQIGLGDPEGEDALIATIDDRQGQWLRRRRLDGALNRVPRDFYSRVWTVLEKCQGLAIEGRVLQQSLTQEMTPGELKFALEVETALNQIPQPEYRQLVVEALMVLTLVTEHNMVPTLGGIIYVEHLVHKANQLFLEDQRKVQGDATLCCAKIKDGKEQQQAASGMLLCGGAAYICQHLYDSAPSGSYGTMTYMSRAVALVLDCVPKHGEMECAIS
- the LOC119557949 gene encoding probable phosphorylase b kinase regulatory subunit alpha isoform X10 produces the protein MRSRSNSGVRLDYYQRIVHRLILAHQEPVTGLFPASNVNSHAWIRDNVYCILAVWGLSMAYKKIADQDEDRAKCYELEQSCVKLMRGLLMAMMNQKDKVEKFKMTQSPYDSLHAKYSSKNGLPVVGDNEWGHLQIDAVSLYLLILAQMTASGLQIVFSLDEVSFIQNLVFYIESAYSIPDYGIWERGDKTNHGEPELNASSIGMAKAALEAMNELDLFGARGGPASVIHVLADEAHKCQAVLQSMLPRESNSKELDSGLLCVIGFPAFAVDDAQLIHNTKDAILSRLQGKYGCKRFLRDGYRTPKEDPSRLYYERWELRMFENIECEWPLFYCYLILFHAFQNDKRSVEEYASRLEKIMVRSEDGILLVPESYAVPQDLVGFEYQKPGSQVREVVGRCPFLWGQSLFILGRLLQEGFLAVGELDPLNRRLGAQKKPDVVVQVVIIAEDNEIRDKLAEHDLHVQTIAEVAPIEVQPARVLSHLYTYLGRNRKLGLSGRKSRDVGILSTSKLYSLKDRIFAFTPQHIDYEEYYTTRDPDLLASNFTTNLAFLTNNWRHMLGRPTITLMATHYMLDQDKIPLAMIQTMRKLKSGYINGTRVMLGSLKDFLNTSAITDLSFLGSTEDGYPDRLHPDVQTYLDEHLLRSFSNRSTMSLRGGQLRPRTLRRRMSCKGAIKKTRSINVDSDNLGMEGPSPLTERRLSSIVPPPWLQANKQSHVSVFATTPEEGPANSPLHLGNELSIRENIYPVDPQHHSRSAIDRRSEFVRQQEKVEELIAMLRETENLEEQGDILQYLVDTQGLDFNTAATSTDADGNANPGSATAAGNSNVHCIGNTSNTSNISSSSIGSNTSNHNNMSPHENNDSSQSEGMLEEGRVVTVRDLLKGLYEKACQQKLWGLVRHTAGMLGKRVEDLAKAVTDLLVRQKQVTVGMPPNNEHTITAPLPEVELRQLIHDAYGDDESTAMLTQELMVYLAMFIRTEPQLFHEMLRLRVGLIIQVMAKELSRTLNCDGEAASEHLLNLSPFEMKNLLYHILSGKEFAVSSVARGNLSIVSCKSSRVSKKSQIGLGDPEGEDALIATIDDRQGQWLRRRRLDGALNRVPRDFYSRVWTVLEKCQGLAIEGRVLQQSLTQEMTPGELKFALEVETALNQIPQPEYRQLVVEALMVLTLVTEHNMVPTLGGIIYVEHLVHKANQLFLEDQRKVQGDATLCCAKIKDGKEQQQAASGMLLCGGAAYICQHLYDSAPSGSYGTMTYMSRAVALVLDCVPKHGEMECAIS